From one Gossypium hirsutum isolate 1008001.06 chromosome D08, Gossypium_hirsutum_v2.1, whole genome shotgun sequence genomic stretch:
- the LOC107943945 gene encoding gibberellin receptor GID1B, with product MAGRNEVNLNESRRVVPLNTWVLISNFKVAYNLQRRPDGTFDRDLSEYLDRKVPANINPVDGVFSLDHVDGATGLLNRVYQPSSRIESRWRIVDLEKPLSATEVVPVIVFFHGGSFTHSSANSAIYDTFCRRLVNVCKAVVVSVDYRRSPEHRFPCAYDDGWAALKWVKSRTWLQSGKDSKVHVYLAGDSSGGNIAHNVAVMAAEAGVEVLGNILLHPLFGGQSRTESEKRLDGKYFVTLQDRDWYWRAYLPEGEDRDHPACNPFGPRGRTLDGLEFPKSLIVVAGLDLIQDWQLAYVKGLEKCGQQVKLLYLDKATIGFYFLPNNDHFYCLMNEIKGFINSDLN from the exons ATGGCTGGTAGAAATGAAGTCAACCTCAATGAATCAAgg aggGTTGTTCCATTGAATACATGGGTACTGATTTCCAATTTTAAAGTAGCATATAATCTTCAACGCCGACCCGATGGAACGTTCGACAGGGACCTATCGGAGTACCTTGACCGGAAAGTCCCCGCCAATATAAACCCCGTTGATGGGGTTTTTTCTTTAGACCATGTCGACGGAGCCACCGGCCTTCTCAACCGGGTTTATCAACCATCGTCTCGGATCGAGTCTCGATGGCGCATTGTGGACCTTGAAAAACCATTGAGCGCCACCGAGGTTGTTCCGGTCATAGTCTTCTTCCATGGCGGAAGCTTCACTCATTCCTCCGCCAATAGTGCCATCTACGACACCTTTTGCCGCCGCCTTGTTAATGTTTGTAAAGCCGTCGTTGTGTCGGTGGATTACCGCCGATCACCCGAGCATAGGTTCCCTTGTGCTTACGACGATGGTTGGGCAGCTCTTAAGTGGGTTAAATCAAGAACTTGGCTTCAAAGTGGAAAAGACTCAAAAGTCCACGTTTACTTAGCCGGAGACAGTTCCGGCGGTAACATAGCTCACAATGTGGCCGTCATGGCCGCCGAGGCCGGCGTTGAAGTATTAGGCAACATCCTCCTTCACCCATTGTTTGGTGGGCAAAGTAGAACAGAGTCAGAGAAAAGATTAGATGGGAAGTACTTCGTCACATTACAAGACCGTGATTGGTATTGGAGGGCTTATTTACCTGAAGGCGAAGATCGAGACCACCCCGCGTGTAATCCATTCGGCCCGAGAGGTCGAACCCTCGACGGGCTCGAGTTCCCGAAGAGTCTCATCGTCGTCGCCGGCTTGGATTTGATTCAAGATTGGCAATTGGCCTATGTTAAAGGACTTGAAAAATGTGGGCAACAAGTGAAGCTTCTTTACCTAGACAAGGCCACCATTGGGTTCTATTTCTTGCCTAATAATGACCATTTCTATTGCCTCATGAATGAGATAAAAGGGTTTATTAACTCGGACTTGAATTAA